The region ATATTATGGCGAAGTAGAGCATTATATTCAATCTAAAGTTGAATTGTTTACTTCTTCAGGAAAAGGTGATGCTAAAAACACTCCAATTGTAAATTTTATAGATGTTGAACGATGGAGTTTTCGAAGTGAAGAACCTATTCATTTGTACTTTTCAATTATCAACAAAGGTACTTTTGGAATGTCTATTATTAAGGATGAATCTATAAGACCAAATATGATTTTGGGTATTTTATTTGAGGAACTTGAAGCATTAGTTAATAAAGGAAAACATGATACGGAACTTTTTATAGAACAAATGAAATCTATGGGAGAAGAAAACCGATTCAATATCATGAAACTGTTAAGTCAAAAGCCACATTATTTAAAAGAAATTGCAAACACCATAGGACTAACTCCTGCAACAGTTTCCCATCATATGGAACAATTAACTAAAGCAGAACTAGTTTATATGGCTACTGAAGGAAGGAAAGTTTATTATTATGTAAATGATAAAAAAATTAAGAAGTTGGCAGAGTTATTTGACCAATGGGCAAAAGGGGTGTAAAAAATGAAGTATATTCAACCTGCATCTAATAAAAAAACCATCAAGCGAATGCTTGAACCTGTTACTAAAAAGATTTGGTTTAGTATGATTTTACATGGAATAGCTGGTGGTTTAATTCCTGTGTTAACTGTTTTTTCTATGGAATGGATTATAAGAGGAATTTTAAAAAGTAATGTGGAAATCCAAGAAGTGATAAAAATTATCGCTTTTGTATCCTTAGTTGGCTTTGGACTAGAAACCATTAAAACACAGACTGAAAAACGAACATATAATAAAATAAACTATATTCGACTTAATTTTTTAAAGGAATTAATGCATAAGACAATGACTATGGACTTAAAATATTATGAAAATACAGAGTTTTCAGATGAAATGGAATCCTGCATAATAGCTGTTCAAAGTAATAATAATGGAATTGAAGGTATTTATCATATAGTTTATCTATTGGGAGCCAAATTACTAGGAGTAATTTTACTTGCTATTATTTTAGCTCGAATTAACATTTGGATTGTAGTAGTTATAGCTTTATCTGTATTACTTACATTTTGGGTATTGACGAAAGTATCAGCTGCACGTTACCTAAGAAAGGAAGAATTAAGTCAAGCAGAAAGAAGAAATTATGGTTATGGGCATCTAACTACAGATTTTAGTTATGGAAAAGATATTAGAATTTATAATTTCCAAGATCGTTTTTTACAAAGCTATGAAAATGAAATTCAAAAATTAGAAGGTATTTATGGGGATTTATTTTTAGTTGAAAGAAGATTATCATTGTTATCTATTTTGGGATTGGTATTTGCTGATTTGTTTGCCTATTATATATTAACTTTTCAAGGTATGATGACATTTAAAATTTCTGAATTCGTTATGTATTTAACTGCAACCAGTTTATTTTCACTAATGATGAATGAAATTACACAAGATTTTGCAAATATTCATAGGGAATTTGTCTATTGTAAAGACACTATTGGTTTTTTAGATATGAATCTCATTACAGATGAATCAGATAAAAACTATGTACCTAGTACACCAATATCGGTAGAGTTTGAACATGTTTCTTTTAAATATCCA is a window of Anaerosalibacter sp. Marseille-P3206 DNA encoding:
- a CDS encoding ABC transporter ATP-binding protein, whose translation is MKYIQPASNKKTIKRMLEPVTKKIWFSMILHGIAGGLIPVLTVFSMEWIIRGILKSNVEIQEVIKIIAFVSLVGFGLETIKTQTEKRTYNKINYIRLNFLKELMHKTMTMDLKYYENTEFSDEMESCIIAVQSNNNGIEGIYHIVYLLGAKLLGVILLAIILARINIWIVVVIALSVLLTFWVLTKVSAARYLRKEELSQAERRNYGYGHLTTDFSYGKDIRIYNFQDRFLQSYENEIQKLEGIYGDLFLVERRLSLLSILGLVFADLFAYYILTFQGMMTFKISEFVMYLTATSLFSLMMNEITQDFANIHREFVYCKDTIGFLDMNLITDESDKNYVPSTPISVEFEHVSFKYPNSNKYVFKDLSFRIEPSEKLALVGVNGAGKTTIVKLLTGLYRPTSGRILIDDIDYTQFSIEDLHELFGVVFQDIEPLAVTIKENIAASSSDIDEKKVEMALRQVGLWDKISQYDKGIDQMLLKIIDEDGAVLSGGENQKLMIARAIYRKRTQMMIMDEPTAALDALAEEKIYREFDQIMQGKTSLFISHRLASTLFCDRILLLDGGKMVEEGTHDELLSHDGFYAHMFKTQGKYYQEVKQSEKQASIESV